A stretch of the Halorussus lipolyticus genome encodes the following:
- a CDS encoding ABC transporter substrate-binding protein, translating into MGVNDDTFSRRSYLKATGTASVAGLGGLTGLLEQDFETLEVQHWWTGGDGAQAIQALFDGFKQEYPDIEVNQNPVSGGAGQNLQTVIKKRVLNDNPPSSWQAWPGANLLPYTRANKLEDIQESVWSHNDMTNAYLKGPKDAARPSGSYVTVPLNIHRINNLFYNVSVIEEAGVDPSSLSKPSDLVGAMEQVQQNTDAVGMANQTKSGWSTMQLWATVLLGEHGMDTYTAFTEGKVEQNQQAIKNSLQIVKDYREFFNDDAGSISWTEANTKVINGQAGFFHQGDWAAGMYRGQDGFEFPDAWNQVTFPGTENYYMLNMDSFPFPTNNPSPEATTRFLRYVGSVDAQKRFNPKKGSIPPRTDVPTDAFGPFLQSQMEDFKNSEAQPPSTAHGLAVDPETLTNLSDAMATFISSWNVDRTYRGMVQAFQ; encoded by the coding sequence ATGGGAGTCAACGACGACACGTTTTCGAGACGCTCGTACCTGAAAGCGACCGGCACAGCGAGCGTGGCCGGATTGGGTGGACTGACCGGTCTACTCGAACAGGACTTCGAGACGCTGGAAGTACAGCACTGGTGGACCGGGGGTGACGGCGCGCAGGCGATTCAAGCCCTGTTCGATGGGTTCAAACAGGAGTATCCCGACATCGAGGTCAACCAGAATCCGGTGTCGGGCGGTGCGGGTCAGAACCTCCAGACCGTCATCAAGAAGCGCGTGCTGAACGACAACCCGCCGAGTTCGTGGCAGGCGTGGCCCGGCGCGAATCTGCTTCCGTACACGCGGGCCAACAAGTTGGAGGACATCCAAGAGTCGGTCTGGTCGCACAACGATATGACGAACGCTTACCTCAAGGGACCGAAGGACGCGGCCCGGCCCTCGGGTAGCTACGTGACGGTGCCGCTGAACATCCACCGCATCAACAACCTGTTCTACAACGTGAGCGTCATCGAGGAGGCCGGCGTGGACCCCTCGTCGCTCTCGAAACCGAGTGACCTCGTGGGCGCGATGGAGCAGGTTCAGCAGAACACCGACGCCGTCGGGATGGCCAACCAGACCAAATCGGGATGGTCCACCATGCAACTCTGGGCGACGGTTCTGCTCGGCGAACACGGGATGGACACCTACACCGCCTTCACCGAGGGGAAAGTCGAGCAGAACCAGCAGGCCATCAAGAACTCGCTCCAAATCGTGAAGGACTACCGGGAGTTCTTCAACGACGACGCGGGGTCGATTAGCTGGACGGAGGCCAACACCAAAGTCATCAACGGGCAGGCCGGGTTCTTCCACCAAGGCGACTGGGCCGCGGGCATGTACCGCGGGCAGGACGGCTTCGAGTTCCCCGATGCGTGGAACCAAGTTACCTTCCCCGGCACGGAGAACTACTACATGCTCAACATGGACTCGTTCCCCTTCCCGACCAATAACCCGTCGCCGGAGGCCACGACGCGCTTCCTGCGCTACGTCGGAAGCGTGGACGCCCAGAAGCGGTTCAACCCGAAGAAGGGGTCGATTCCGCCCCGGACCGACGTGCCCACCGACGCCTTCGGTCCCTTCCTCCAGAGCCAGATGGAGGACTTCAAGAACTCCGAGGCTCAACCGCCATCGACGGCCCACGGCCTCGCGGTGGACCCCGAGACGCTGACCAACCTCTCGGACGCCATGGCGACGTTCATCTCGTCGTGGAACGTGGACCGGACGTATCGGGGCATGGTGCAGGCGTTCCAGTAG